A portion of the Candidatus Nanoarchaeia archaeon genome contains these proteins:
- the spt4 gene encoding transcription elongation factor subunit Spt4, whose translation MSKKVCKECKLFVDDAVCPQCHGSAFTSLFQGKISIIDPKHSEIAKRMSITYEGDYAIKVK comes from the coding sequence ATGAGCAAGAAAGTGTGCAAAGAGTGCAAGCTATTTGTTGATGATGCTGTCTGTCCCCAATGCCATGGATCTGCCTTTACCTCGCTCTTCCAGGGGAAAATCTCTATCATCGATCCGAAGCATTCAGAGATTGCAAAGCGGATGAGCATAACCTATGAAGGGGATTATGCTATCAAGGTAAAATGA
- a CDS encoding DNA-directed RNA polymerase — protein sequence MFYKSTVHDHVRVPPNLFGMESQDAIIKVIRREYSAFISRDIGIVIDVLGIKTLGEGIIIPGDGASYYDTVFELLAFKPEMQEVVVGKIRDIADFGAFLNLGPIEGMIHISQTMDDFVSFSKEKVLTGKETKRILRVGDTCRARIIAVSYKDINNPKLGLTMRQPGLGKLEWVEEDSKKEIKDTKEIKKEIKKEKKPEKRKK from the coding sequence ATGTTCTATAAAAGCACTGTTCATGACCATGTCCGTGTTCCTCCGAACTTATTCGGGATGGAGTCCCAGGATGCTATTATCAAGGTTATCCGGAGGGAATACAGCGCATTCATCTCCAGGGACATCGGGATTGTGATCGATGTCTTGGGAATCAAAACCCTTGGCGAAGGAATTATCATACCTGGGGATGGCGCGTCTTATTATGATACGGTCTTTGAGCTGCTGGCATTCAAACCAGAGATGCAGGAGGTTGTTGTTGGAAAGATTCGGGATATCGCAGACTTTGGGGCTTTCCTGAATCTCGGGCCTATCGAAGGTATGATTCACATCTCCCAGACAATGGACGATTTCGTCAGTTTTTCCAAAGAGAAGGTCCTTACCGGAAAGGAAACCAAGCGGATACTTCGGGTAGGGGATACCTGCAGAGCACGGATTATTGCAGTTTCCTACAAGGACATCAACAACCCCAAGCTTGGATTGACCATGAGGCAGCCTGGGCTTGGAAAGCTGGAGTGGGTGGAAGAAGACTCCAAAAAGGAAATCAAGGATACCAAGGAAATCAAGAAGGAAATCAAGAAAGAAAAAAAGCCTGAGAAAAGGAAAAAATGA